The following are encoded in a window of Primulina eburnea isolate SZY01 chromosome 4, ASM2296580v1, whole genome shotgun sequence genomic DNA:
- the LOC140830249 gene encoding F-box protein At5g46170-like gives MLNLCVYPWQCAGRFCHIVPQIDEIFLRVPRKKPVIQAYENRHWSRIFSKNLLVKTLIVKPLRFISELIKLKADKEECDCNCCSYHAPNEILKPFEEIRSLHVKIPSYGGENIGSKTGKNQDVCTNLLKWKAEFGSQMQSCVILGANSCSESSDEEKSCESDLISDKELKLRIVWTISCLIAASARHELIREMVKNRKKIKNVVITDESDQGKVYMNRDQIEEMMNSNKKGDDQVQSLKMKMWYVEKLKVPSLGKVMEGATVVAIRPVASEGDGGMEELVAAAFGGDGKVVGEAVGRLMAASRCYTLEITSF, from the coding sequence ATGCTAAATCTCTGTGTGTATCCATGGCAGTGTGCAGGACGTTTCTGTCACATAGTGCCTCAAATTGATGAGATCTTTCTTCGAGTCCCTCGCAAAAAACCAGTCATCCAAGCTTATGAAAATCGGCATTGGAGTAGGATTTTCTCCAAGAATCTGTTGGTTAAAACCCTGATTGTCAAACCCCTTCGTTTCATTTCTGAATTGATCAAATTGAAGGCCGACAAAGAGGAGTGTGATTGTAACTGCTGCTCATATCACGCACCGAACGAGATTCTAAAGCCTTTTGAAGAGATCCGATCGCTTCATGTGAAGATTCCCAGTTATGGGGGCGAAAATATCGGTTCAAAAACGGGGAAGAATCAAGATGTTTGTACGAATTTGCTGAAATGGAAAGCAGAATTCGGGAGCCAAATGCAGAGCTGCGTGATTCTTGGAGCCAATTCTTGTTCGGAAAGCAGCGACGAAGAGAAATCGTGTGAATCGGACCTCATTTCTGATAAAGAGCTGAAACTGAGGATTGTTTGGACCATCTCATGCTTGATCGCGGCATCGGCGAGGCATGAGTTGATTCGAGAAATGGTaaaaaataggaaaaaaataaaaaatgtggtGATCACAGATGAGAGTGATCAAGGGAAGGTGTACATGAACAGAGACCAGATTGAAGAGATGATGAATTCCAATAAGAAAGGAGATGATCAAGTTCAATCTTTGAAGATGAAAATGTGGTATGTGGAGAAATTGAAGGTGCCCAGTTTGGGAAAGGTGATGGAGGGCGCGACCGTGGTGGCGATAAGGCCAGTTGCCAGCGAAGGTGACGGCGGGATGGAGGAGTTGGTGGCGGCGGCGTTCGGTGGGGACGGGAAGGTGGTTGGTGAAGCCGTGGGGAGATTGATGGCGGCTAGCAGGTGTTACACGTTGGAAATAACTTCTTTTTGA